A DNA window from Pithys albifrons albifrons isolate INPA30051 chromosome 7, PitAlb_v1, whole genome shotgun sequence contains the following coding sequences:
- the NEUROD6 gene encoding neurogenic differentiation factor 6, which produces MLTLPFDESVVMPESQMCRKFSRESDDQKQMKNPESFSKQVVLRGKNIKRSPGEDTEKEEEEEEREEEDENGLPRRRGLRKKKTSKIRMERIKFRRQEANARERNRMHGLNDALDNLRKVVPCYSKTQKLSKIETLRLAKNYIWALSEILRIGKRPDLLTFVQNLCKGLSQPTTNLVAGCLQLNARSFLMGQAGEGTHHTRTPYSTFYPPYHSPELGTPPGHGTLDNSKSMKPYNYCSAYESFYESTSPECASPQFEGPLSPPPINYNGIFSLKQEEGLDYGKNYNYGMHYCAVPPRGPLGQSSMFRLPTESHFPYDLHLRSQSLTMQDELNAVFHN; this is translated from the coding sequence ATGTTAACACTACCATTTGATGAGTCTGTTGTAATGCCAGAATCCCAGATGTGTAGAAAGTTTTCAAGAGAAAGCGATGACCAAAAGCAAATGAAGAACCCAGAAAGCTTTTCAAAGCAGGTCGTGCTCCGAGGAAAGAATATTAAAAGATCTCCTGgagaagacacagaaaaagaggaggaagaggaagagagagaggaggaggatgagaaTGGCTTGCCCAGGCGAAGGGGCCTTcggaaaaaaaagacaagcaaGATAAGAATGGAAAGGATCAAATTCAGGCGACAAGAAGCCAATGCTCGAGAGAGGAATCGCATGCATGGCCTTAACGACGCCCTGGACAATTTAAGGAAAGTGGTCCCTTGTTATTCTAAAACACAAAAACTGTCCAAAATAGAAACTTTAAGACTTGCCAAGAACTATATTTGGGCTCTTTCTGAAATACTGCGAATTGGCAAGAGACCCGACCTGCTCACCTTTGTCCAAAACTTGTGCAAGGGTCTATCCCAGCCAACTACAAACTTGGTGGCGGGATGCCTGCAGCTGAATGCCAGGAGTTTCCTGATGGGCCAGGCGGGCGAAGGCACCCATCATACCCGCACACCCTACTCCACCTTCTATCCTCCCTACCACAGCCCAGAGCTTGGCACCCCACCAGGGCATGGGACTCTAGACAACTCCAAGTCCATGAAACCTTACAATTACTGCAGTGCTTACGAGTCCTTCTATGAAAGCACTTCCCCGGAGTGCGCCAGCCCACAGTTTGAAGGTCCCTTAAGTCCTCCCCCAATTAACTATAATGGGATATTTTCCCTGAAGCAAGAAGAAGGCTTGGACTATGGCAAAAATTACAATTACGGCATGCATTACTGTGCAGTGCCACCCAGGGGTCCCCTTGGGCAGAGCTCGATGTTCAGGTTGCCTACAGAGAGCCACTTCCCTTACGACTTACATCTGCGCAGCCAGTCTCTCACCATGCAAGATGAAttgaatgcagtttttcataattaa